One segment of Rosa chinensis cultivar Old Blush chromosome 6, RchiOBHm-V2, whole genome shotgun sequence DNA contains the following:
- the LOC112169162 gene encoding GEM-like protein 2, with protein sequence MKARKNNSNNMNMMMNGSPPPPPPPQIEGNAYANFNHNNPYVQYSPVPTSNSPTKSPIDKVLDTLNHCGKRVEGASRRADTITDNVWHHLRMSPSLADAAMARLTHGTKALTRGDDKVFQQKFETVMLQEKLLHSYACYLSTSTGPVIGVLYISNKRIAFCSDFCHYISPAHPNTYFKVVVQLDQLRSVNPSANRWNPSEKYIQIVTRDGHEFWFMGFISYDKALSNLTQALNPSSGGTHLNPK encoded by the exons ATGAAGGCTAGAAAAAACAATTCCAACAACATGAACATGATGATGAATGGAAgtcctcctccacctcctcctcctcaaatTGAAGGCAATGCCTACGCCAACTTCAACCACAACAATCCTTATGTTCAATATTCCCCAGTCCCCACGTCGAATTCACCTACCAAGA GTCCCATAGATAAGGTGCTTGACACATTGAATCATTGTGGTAAAAGGGTTGAAGGTGCCTCCAGAAGAGCAGACACCATTACAGACAATGTCTGGCATCACT TGAGAATGAGTCCTAGTCTTGCAGACGCGGCAATGGCAAGGCTTACTCACGGGACAAAGGCTCTTACAAGAGGGGATGATAAAGTATTCCAGCAAAAATTTGAGACTGTGATGCTACAAGAGAAGCTCCTGCATTCATATGCTTGCTATCTCTCAACTTCTACTGGACCTGTAATTGGAGTGCTGTATATTTCCAATAAAAGAATAGCCTTTTGTAGTGATTTCTGTCACTATATTTCCCCAGCGCATCCGAACACATATTTTAAG GTGGTGGTGCAGCTTGATCAGTTAAGATCAGTGAATCCTTCTGCAAACAGATGGAATCCTTCAGAGAAATACATACAGATAGTAACAAGAGATGGTCATGAGTTCTGGTTCATGGGGTTCATATCATATGACAAGGCCCTCAGTAACCTAACCCAAGCTCTCAACCCTAGTTCTGGTGGAACTCATCTCAACCCTAAATAA
- the LOC112174054 gene encoding uncharacterized protein LOC112174054: MAGLVRTRTKRVTYPLDDKVKARLVGRESYVSSGSEHSGGDVSPCLSELVHSFLEEEEEEEEESSTSSSEPRSPDNRDYDSDRVDSVSDRSGAVECILRYSANADAYAKVLLADMAEAVEAFSCLRSDKSALQRSVMSFLRGKGHNAAICKTKWSSAGSITAGHYEFIDVVAANSSATWRQQQQSSRYFVDVDFAAEFEIARPSGQYSRLSQSLPRHFVGGSDDLKKIVRVMCDAAKKSLRSRELSVPPWRKNRYMQNKWFGPYKRTVNPLPENPLTRTSPLFPQVSGAKCRWVGFDDVVSETSAVTGRVYIRT; the protein is encoded by the coding sequence ATGGCTGGTCTCGTCAGAACCAGAACCAAGAGAGTCACTTACCCGCTCGACGACAAGGTCAAGGCACGACTCGTCGGCCGGGAGAGCTACGTCAGCAGCGGCAGCGAGCACTCCGGCGGCGACGTCTCTCCTTGTCTGTCCGAGCTCGTTCACAGCTTTctcgaggaggaggaggaggaggaggaagaatcgtCGACCTCGTCGTCGGAGCCGCGGTCGCCGGACAACCGCGACTACGACTCGGACCGAGTCGACTCGGTCTCCGATCGTTCCGGCGCGGTGGAGTGCATTTTGAGATATTCGGCGAATGCGGACGCCTACGCCAAGGTGCTGCTCGCTGACATGGCGGAGGCGGTGGAGGCGTTCTCGTGTCTGAGATCGGACAAGTCGGCCCTACAGAGGAGCGTCATGTCGTTTCTGAGGGGGAAGGGGCACAATGCGGCGATCTGCAAGACCAAGTGGAGCTCCGCCGGCAGCATCACCGCCGGGCACTACGAATTCATCGACGTGGTAGCCGCCAACTCGTCCGCCACGTGGCGGCAGCAGCAGCAGAGCAGCAGGTACTTCGTGGACGTGGACTTCGCCGCCGAGTTCGAGATCGCGCGGCCGTCGGGCCAGTACTCGCGGCTGTCGCAGTCGCTGCCACGTCACTTCGTCGGCGGCTCCGACGACCTGAAAAAGATCGTCCGGGTCATGTGCGACGCGGCGAAGAAGTCGCTGAGGAGCCGAGAGCTGTCAGTGCCACCGTGGCGGAAAAACCGTTACATGCAGAACAAGTGGTTCGGGCCGTACAAGCGGACGGTTAATCCGTTACCGGAGAATCCGCTCACGCGGACCTCGCCTCTGTTCCCACAGGTGTCTGGCGCCAAATGCCGTTGGGTCGGGTTCGACGACGTCGTTTCTGAGACCAGCGCCGTCACCGGCCGCGTCTATATCCGTACTTAG